One region of Cyanobacteriota bacterium genomic DNA includes:
- a CDS encoding ATP-binding cassette domain-containing protein, with protein sequence MTKALLEVKNLSKAFPVKKDIWGRTTLTLKAVNNISLELHPGECLTIVGESGCGKSTMARLILKLIEADQGEVIFEGEDILKLKPAELRAKRQDMQMVFQNPFSSLDPRYKIADTIAEPLKIHRKMSDVEIKQRVLELIDLVELDETILTKYPHQCSGGQNQRVSIARALALNPKFIIADEAVSALDVSIQWKVLELFKKLQKELGISFLFIAHNLGVVKYIADRVAVMYLGEIVELASKEDLFNKPLHPYTKALLNAAPIADPKQRDRERILLEGDIPKPTDIPSGCAFHTRCPVAEARCSEIKPALESHGQGHQVSCLLV encoded by the coding sequence ATGACTAAAGCATTACTAGAAGTCAAAAACCTCAGCAAGGCTTTCCCTGTCAAAAAAGATATTTGGGGAAGGACCACCCTCACGCTCAAAGCAGTCAACAATATTAGTCTTGAGCTTCACCCAGGTGAATGCCTCACGATAGTTGGTGAATCAGGTTGCGGCAAATCAACCATGGCCCGTTTGATACTCAAACTCATTGAAGCTGATCAAGGTGAAGTGATCTTTGAGGGCGAGGATATACTCAAACTCAAGCCAGCAGAACTTAGAGCCAAGCGCCAAGATATGCAAATGGTCTTCCAGAACCCCTTCAGTAGCCTGGATCCACGCTACAAGATAGCTGATACTATCGCCGAGCCGCTCAAGATTCATCGCAAAATGAGCGACGTCGAAATCAAGCAGCGCGTGCTTGAACTCATCGACCTAGTAGAACTTGACGAAACTATCCTCACTAAATATCCGCATCAGTGCTCAGGTGGACAAAATCAACGTGTTAGTATCGCCCGCGCTCTTGCACTCAATCCCAAGTTCATCATTGCAGATGAAGCTGTAAGTGCGCTCGATGTTTCTATTCAATGGAAGGTACTTGAGCTATTTAAAAAACTCCAAAAAGAACTTGGCATTAGTTTTCTTTTTATTGCACACAATCTTGGCGTAGTGAAATATATCGCAGACAGAGTTGCAGTAATGTATCTTGGAGAGATTGTAGAGCTTGCAAGCAAAGAAGATCTATTCAACAAGCCGCTTCATCCTTACACTAAGGCTCTTCTCAATGCCGCTCCAATAGCAGACCCTAAGCAAAGAGATAGAGAACGTATTTTGCTTGAAGGCGATATCCCAAAACCTACTGACATTCCTTCTGGTTGTGCTTTTCATACTAGGTGCCCTGTGGCTGAGGCAAGATGTTCTGAAATTAAACCAGCCCTTGAGTCTCATGGGCAGGGGCATCAAGTGAGTTGT